CCACTTCTGGAAATAGCCTGCCACATAAATGCTTTTCCTGTACCCAGGTATTTATCGGTGAGTTCATAAGCCGTCATTCCCGTTTCGCGGTAGATAAGTTTCATGAGGACTTTCCCTTCATTCACCGTCAAAATTTTTATTCCATCGGTAAATTTTTCTTTTAAGGCCTCATATTCTTCTTTCACCATTTTTTTCGATTGCTTTTTAGAATTGACCTGCAATAAATCCGTATCCATTTCCGTAGCAATTTGTTTGGCGAGCATGGCATAGGGATAAGCTCTACGGATGTAGCGCACGTAGCGATCATATTTGGCTTTGTAGGCAGAGTCGGAAGCCACCACGGTGATGTCCTCCAACATATAATTTCGAATGGTATCGCCTTTAACAATGGAAACACCTGCATAACCGGGTTTCACTTTTTGTAAACTATCCGACTTTTGGGCCAGCGATGAGAGTGAAAACCCGAGCGCGACGATCAGAAACAAGCTTCGTAAAACGTTCAGCATAGAAGGGTTTTTATGCTATAACGCTGAAGGGGGTCTGTATGTTACCGAAACACTTTCCTTTTTTTCCACGCTGTTTCGGACGTAGCATCTGCCTTAACCGATTGAGTAGAACGAACAGCCTTCGTTTGCAGGAAGTTGGCAACAATAGCCGCAGCTTCCATTTCGTCGGCTTTTTCCTGATGCAAGGTGCCGGGAACAAAATAATGCTTCACGAAATTGGTGTCGAATTTTCCACTTACAAAGGCTTCATGCTTTAATGCAAATGCACAAAACTTGAGCGTGGTTTCCACTCCCGTAATTTCATATTCGCGAATGGCACGCAGCATACGTTCGATGGCTTCGGTGCGGTCCTTACCATAGGTAATTAATTTCGCAATCATCGGATCGTAATAAATTGGAATATCCATTCCTTCTTCATAACCATCATCAACACGAACACCCGGACCTTGAGGTCGACGGTAGGTTTGAAGTTTTCCTACTTCGGGTAAGAAATTATTATCCGGATCTTCTGCGCAAACGCGCACTTCGAGGGCATGTCCTTTAATTTTTAAATCATCCTGAGAAAATGAAAGTTTCTCACCACGTGCAATTTTAATTTGCTCCTTCACCAAATCAACACCGGTAATTAATTCAGTTACCGGATGCTCCACCTGGAGACGGGTATTCATTTCGAGGAAATAAAAATTCAATTGATCATCCACCAGAAACTCAACCGTACCCGCACCTAAATACGTACAGGCTCTGCAAATATCCACTGCACATTCGCCCATTGCTTTTCTGATTTCGGGAGTAAGGACAGAAGACGGTGCTTCTTCCACCACTTTT
The genomic region above belongs to Flavobacteriales bacterium and contains:
- a CDS encoding DUF4294 domain-containing protein, giving the protein MLNVLRSLFLIVALGFSLSSLAQKSDSLQKVKPGYAGVSIVKGDTIRNYMLEDITVVASDSAYKAKYDRYVRYIRRAYPYAMLAKQIATEMDTDLLQVNSKKQSKKMVKEEYEALKEKFTDGIKILTVNEGKVLMKLIYRETGMTAYELTDKYLGTGKAFMWQAISRSG
- the accC gene encoding acetyl-CoA carboxylase biotin carboxylase subunit, with the protein product MKKILIANRGEIAIRVMRTCREMGIATVAVYSEADRNAPFVRFADEAVLLGPPPSNQSYLLGDKIIEEALKLGVDGIHPGYGFLSENAEFARKVKKAGITFIGPTPEAMDMMGSKLAAKEAAKKYNIPMVPGTEGAVTDVAAAKEMCKKIGFPVLVKASAGGGGKGMRLVEREEDFEEQMKRAVSEAQSAFGDGSVFIEKFVTSPRHIEIQVLADAHGHIVYLFERECSIQRRHQKVVEEAPSSVLTPEIRKAMGECAVDICRACTYLGAGTVEFLVDDQLNFYFLEMNTRLQVEHPVTELITGVDLVKEQIKIARGEKLSFSQDDLKIKGHALEVRVCAEDPDNNFLPEVGKLQTYRRPQGPGVRVDDGYEEGMDIPIYYDPMIAKLITYGKDRTEAIERMLRAIREYEITGVETTLKFCAFALKHEAFVSGKFDTNFVKHYFVPGTLHQEKADEMEAAAIVANFLQTKAVRSTQSVKADATSETAWKKRKVFR